In a genomic window of Occallatibacter riparius:
- a CDS encoding phosphorylase family protein, translating into MTRVAIIAALPGELKPLVQGWPHSTRNGIDFWAQRDEEEEWIAACAGAGQAAATRAFGALEEGGPIDLVFSVGWAGALRPEIVAGTAHNMAGVYDVRTGERFNCDADAGPLWLATSPVVANETEKLRLASAYKAALVDMEAAAIARLAAMREIPFYCIKGVSDTLNAHLPDLNPFIAPDGKFRMGSFILFAAIRPWYWPALIRMGENSRKAAASIAQSLLEFLDAGGHVRNPNGYPNLKP; encoded by the coding sequence ATGACCCGCGTCGCCATCATCGCCGCTCTTCCCGGTGAGCTCAAGCCTTTGGTCCAAGGCTGGCCGCACTCCACGCGCAACGGCATCGACTTCTGGGCCCAGCGAGACGAGGAAGAAGAGTGGATTGCAGCCTGCGCCGGCGCCGGCCAGGCCGCCGCCACCCGTGCCTTCGGCGCCCTTGAAGAAGGCGGACCCATCGACCTCGTCTTTTCGGTAGGTTGGGCGGGCGCCCTGCGGCCCGAGATTGTCGCGGGCACGGCTCACAATATGGCCGGCGTTTACGATGTACGCACCGGCGAGCGCTTCAACTGCGACGCCGATGCAGGCCCCCTATGGCTTGCGACCAGTCCAGTTGTCGCCAATGAAACAGAAAAACTTAGGCTCGCGTCGGCCTATAAAGCCGCTCTCGTCGACATGGAAGCCGCCGCCATCGCCCGCCTCGCCGCGATGCGCGAGATCCCGTTTTACTGCATCAAGGGCGTCAGCGATACCCTGAACGCCCACCTGCCTGACCTGAACCCCTTCATCGCGCCCGACGGCAAGTTCCGCATGGGCAGTTTCATCCTTTTTGCCGCGATCCGGCCCTGGTACTGGCCTGCGCTCATCCGGATGGGCGAAAATAGTAGAAAGGCTGCCGCTTCCATCGCCCAGTCGCTGCTCGAGTTTCTCGATGCAGGAGGTCACGTCAGGAACCCGAATGGCTACCCAAATCTCAAGCCCTGA
- a CDS encoding zinc-dependent dehydrogenase, whose product MATQISSPELSIPRQLPATMRAVVYRGINDMRIETVPVPEIGAGELLVKIATCGICGTDLKKVHYGSHSAPRIFGHEMSGIVVARGEGVTKFELGERVVVHHHVPCYECYYCRKGTPAQCPLYKKTGVTAGFEPSGGGFAEYIRVMDFVVNNGGVVKIPDGVPFEQAAFVEPVNTVLKGVKMLDLRSDDTVLVIGQGPIGLMHAALCLRTGAKVLTSDLYPERHAIAARFGLKHPIDAGKENVVERVFAESEGRGADAVILAVGGKALIKTAMDACRPGGKVMLFAQTQHEEAIFDPGAVCMDEKTLMGSYSSSFDILDEVTDLVFNGYRNGFDLTQLISHRFQTEDAVAGIDIASHPKADSMKIMIEPVLGAGAQ is encoded by the coding sequence ATGGCTACCCAAATCTCAAGCCCTGAGCTCAGCATTCCCCGCCAGCTCCCAGCCACCATGCGCGCTGTAGTCTATCGCGGAATCAATGACATGCGCATCGAAACGGTGCCCGTTCCCGAAATCGGCGCCGGCGAGCTGCTGGTCAAGATCGCAACCTGCGGCATCTGCGGCACCGACCTCAAAAAGGTCCACTACGGCTCGCACTCCGCCCCACGCATCTTCGGCCACGAAATGTCCGGCATTGTCGTCGCACGCGGTGAAGGCGTGACGAAGTTCGAACTCGGCGAGCGCGTCGTCGTGCATCATCATGTGCCCTGCTACGAGTGCTATTACTGCCGCAAGGGAACCCCCGCCCAGTGCCCGCTCTACAAGAAGACCGGTGTTACAGCGGGGTTCGAGCCCTCCGGCGGCGGCTTCGCCGAGTACATCCGCGTAATGGACTTCGTGGTGAACAACGGCGGCGTCGTGAAGATCCCCGACGGTGTCCCCTTCGAACAAGCCGCGTTCGTTGAGCCCGTAAACACCGTGCTCAAGGGCGTCAAGATGCTCGACCTCAGGTCCGATGACACCGTTCTCGTCATCGGACAGGGCCCAATCGGCCTAATGCACGCAGCCCTTTGCCTGCGCACCGGCGCCAAGGTGCTCACCTCCGATCTCTATCCCGAGCGCCACGCCATCGCGGCACGCTTCGGCCTCAAGCATCCCATCGATGCAGGCAAGGAAAACGTCGTTGAGCGCGTGTTTGCCGAGAGCGAAGGCCGCGGCGCTGATGCCGTGATTCTCGCCGTCGGCGGCAAGGCGCTCATCAAGACCGCCATGGACGCCTGCCGGCCCGGCGGTAAGGTAATGCTTTTCGCCCAGACCCAGCACGAGGAAGCCATCTTCGATCCCGGCGCCGTCTGCATGGACGAGAAGACCCTGATGGGCTCCTACTCGTCTTCCTTCGACATTCTCGACGAAGTCACGGATCTGGTCTTCAACGGCTACCGCAACGGCTTCGACCTTACGCAGCTCATCTCACACCGCTTCCAGACCGAAGACGCGGTCGCAGGAATCGACATTGCCTCCCACCCCAAGGCCGATTCGATGAAGATTATGATCGAACCGGTGCTCGGCGCGGGAGCACAGTAA
- a CDS encoding zinc-dependent alcohol dehydrogenase produces the protein MPGTVKAAILRGRQTVESVVEGGRKKVEDVVEGGLNTVESVVEAGLNTVETVVIEGRKKVESAVSLGRKTVEHAIGRNTMRAAVLHGREDIRIESVPIPQADPGEIIVQVGAALTCGTDLKVFRRGYHARMIVPPALFGHELAGTVVEAGKGVEDFAPGDRVVALNSAPCGNCYFCKRDQENLCDDLLFNNGAYAEYIRIPSRIVAKNTLRIPDHVPLEHAALTEPLACAVHGFEDSRPRRGDTVAVIGGGPLGLMILHVAALAGCEVIAIVRHDGQAEAAKQLGAAHIVQTRSIRQAIQMTRALTHDRGVDIAIEAVGVPEAWQEAVELVRKGGTVNFFGGCAVGTHVSLDTNRLHYNDITLRATFHHTPAICRQALDLIASGRFQAGAFITGRAHLYELNRVFEKLMNRSHEIKTAIVP, from the coding sequence ATGCCAGGCACCGTAAAAGCCGCAATCCTCCGCGGCCGCCAGACGGTTGAATCCGTCGTCGAAGGCGGCCGGAAGAAGGTCGAAGACGTCGTCGAAGGAGGCCTCAACACCGTTGAATCAGTCGTCGAGGCCGGCCTCAACACCGTTGAGACTGTCGTTATTGAAGGCCGCAAGAAGGTCGAATCCGCCGTCAGCCTGGGCCGCAAGACGGTCGAACATGCCATTGGGCGCAACACCATGCGCGCCGCCGTCCTTCACGGGCGCGAAGACATACGCATTGAAAGCGTGCCCATTCCGCAGGCCGACCCTGGCGAGATCATCGTCCAGGTGGGTGCAGCTCTAACCTGCGGCACAGACCTGAAGGTATTCCGCCGCGGCTATCACGCGCGCATGATCGTGCCTCCTGCGCTCTTCGGGCACGAACTCGCCGGCACAGTAGTCGAAGCCGGCAAAGGTGTAGAGGACTTTGCGCCCGGCGATCGCGTCGTTGCGCTTAATTCCGCCCCGTGCGGTAACTGCTACTTCTGCAAGCGGGACCAGGAAAACCTTTGCGATGATCTGCTCTTCAACAATGGAGCCTACGCCGAGTACATCCGCATCCCGTCTCGCATCGTCGCCAAAAACACGCTGCGCATTCCCGATCACGTTCCCCTCGAGCATGCCGCGCTCACCGAGCCGCTGGCCTGCGCCGTGCACGGCTTTGAGGATTCCCGCCCCCGCCGCGGTGACACCGTCGCGGTAATCGGCGGCGGCCCGCTCGGACTGATGATCCTCCACGTAGCCGCCCTCGCCGGATGCGAAGTAATCGCCATCGTCCGTCACGACGGCCAGGCGGAAGCCGCCAAGCAACTCGGCGCAGCGCACATCGTGCAGACGCGCAGCATCCGCCAGGCCATCCAGATGACCCGCGCACTTACTCACGATCGCGGCGTCGACATCGCCATTGAAGCGGTGGGCGTGCCCGAAGCGTGGCAGGAAGCCGTAGAGCTTGTGCGCAAAGGCGGCACTGTGAATTTCTTCGGCGGATGCGCTGTCGGCACGCACGTCTCGCTAGACACCAACAGGCTCCACTACAACGACATCACGCTGCGCGCCACGTTCCACCACACCCCGGCCATCTGCCGGCAGGCGCTCGATCTCATCGCCAGTGGCCGCTTCCAGGCCGGAGCCTTCATCACCGGCCGCGCGCATCTCTACGAGCTCAACCGCGTCTTTGAGAAGCTGATGAACCGCAGCCACGAAATCAAGACCGCCATCGTCCCGTAA
- the hpnC gene encoding squalene synthase HpnC — protein sequence MDTAAQHDELIARGWAALPPAYRIPDVAPTLDEARAYCKNLAESHYENFHVASWFLPKALRPHFHAIYAYCRISDDLGDEVPDRAAALALLDLWGQELDACYEGRARHPVFVALAETIRACSIPKKPFADLLVAFRQDQTVTRFASINEVLAYCEYSANPVGHLVLYACGEVTPETQEEKFRLSDATCTALQLANFWQDVRSDYQIRSRVYLPQDDMQRFGVTDATIAAGVATPQFRELLTHEVDYARSLFEQGLPLIGMVDRELAVDLDLFSRGGLEILRAIEQRDYDVLSARPSISKASKLQLALRAITGKFLPFLRLGKAA from the coding sequence ATGGACACTGCTGCCCAACACGATGAGCTGATCGCCCGCGGTTGGGCTGCGCTGCCTCCTGCATATCGCATCCCCGATGTTGCGCCCACACTCGACGAAGCGCGCGCCTACTGCAAGAACCTCGCGGAATCGCACTACGAGAACTTCCATGTAGCGTCGTGGTTTCTGCCCAAGGCCCTGCGCCCGCACTTCCACGCCATCTACGCGTACTGCCGCATCTCTGACGACCTCGGCGATGAAGTACCCGATCGCGCCGCGGCCCTGGCACTCCTCGATCTCTGGGGCCAGGAGCTCGATGCCTGCTACGAAGGCCGCGCTCGCCACCCGGTATTCGTAGCTCTGGCCGAGACAATCCGTGCGTGCAGTATTCCCAAGAAGCCCTTCGCCGATCTGCTAGTCGCCTTCCGTCAGGATCAGACCGTCACGCGTTTCGCCAGCATAAATGAAGTGCTCGCCTACTGCGAGTACTCGGCAAATCCCGTGGGCCACTTGGTGCTGTATGCGTGCGGCGAAGTGACTCCCGAGACGCAGGAAGAAAAATTCCGTCTGTCCGACGCAACCTGCACCGCCTTGCAACTCGCGAACTTCTGGCAAGACGTGCGCAGCGACTACCAAATACGCAGCCGCGTGTATCTTCCGCAGGATGACATGCAGCGCTTTGGCGTGACCGATGCGACGATCGCCGCCGGCGTGGCCACGCCCCAATTCCGCGAACTCCTTACGCACGAAGTCGACTACGCGCGCAGCCTCTTCGAACAGGGCCTTCCGCTCATCGGTATGGTCGACCGCGAACTCGCCGTAGATCTCGATCTGTTCAGCCGCGGCGGACTTGAGATCCTGCGCGCCATCGAGCAGCGCGACTATGACGTGCTGAGCGCGCGCCCCTCCATCAGCAAAGCCTCAAAGCTGCAGCTCGCGTTGCGCGCAATCACGGGCAAATTCCTGCCATTCTTGCGTTTGGGGAAGGCAGCGTGA
- a CDS encoding phytoene/squalene synthase family protein → MSTAVVSAEPGIDQSYAVCRDIAKREAKNFYYAFVALPEARRNAICAIYAYMRKADDLADDESLSREERMRQLDAWRTEWHAVSRGAGTSDPVFVATRDAVQRFRIPLSLLDELVAGTTMDLEHAATDHPDTYATFDDLYRYCYLVASVVGLVCIRIFGYSDPAAEKLAEETGIAFQLTNILRDVAEDTERNRVYLPLEDLAAHNISLDSLLKRNAGSPPSANERALLADIAARAEKYYASAKKLLPLIDPESRPALWVLVRIYHRLLIRIRRADYDVFSRRASVPTFIKLEILAVGMLRMGWARLTG, encoded by the coding sequence GTGAGTACGGCCGTGGTATCCGCTGAGCCCGGCATCGATCAGTCCTATGCGGTTTGCCGCGACATCGCCAAGCGCGAGGCGAAGAATTTCTATTACGCCTTCGTGGCGCTACCCGAGGCGCGGCGCAACGCCATCTGCGCTATTTACGCCTACATGCGTAAGGCTGACGACCTGGCCGATGACGAGAGTCTTTCGCGCGAAGAGCGCATGCGGCAGCTCGATGCATGGCGCACGGAATGGCACGCCGTCAGCCGCGGCGCCGGCACGAGTGATCCCGTCTTTGTTGCCACCCGCGATGCCGTGCAGCGTTTCCGGATCCCGCTCTCCCTGCTCGACGAACTTGTCGCTGGCACCACGATGGACCTGGAGCACGCTGCTACAGACCATCCCGACACGTACGCCACGTTCGATGATCTTTATCGCTACTGCTATCTCGTCGCATCGGTCGTAGGCCTGGTCTGCATCCGCATATTCGGCTACTCCGATCCTGCGGCGGAAAAGCTCGCGGAAGAAACCGGCATCGCCTTCCAGTTGACCAACATTCTCCGTGACGTCGCAGAGGATACCGAACGCAACCGCGTCTACCTTCCGCTCGAGGATCTGGCCGCGCACAACATCTCGCTTGACTCGCTGCTGAAGCGCAACGCGGGCTCTCCTCCGAGCGCGAACGAGCGCGCTCTCCTTGCCGACATCGCCGCGCGTGCCGAGAAATACTACGCGTCCGCGAAGAAGCTACTGCCGCTCATCGACCCCGAGAGCCGTCCAGCGCTTTGGGTGCTTGTTCGCATCTATCACCGGCTGCTCATCCGCATTCGTCGCGCGGACTACGATGTGTTCTCGCGCCGAGCCAGCGTGCCCACGTTCATCAAACTCGAGATCCTCGCCGTCGGCATGCTGCGCATGGGCTGGGCGCGCCTCACGGGCTAA
- the hpnE gene encoding hydroxysqualene dehydroxylase HpnE, with product MLDADQKGSVAVIGAGVAGMAAACSLAEAGYRVTLIERRGYLGGRASSYLHPGVNEVIDNCQHVLFGCCTNLIGFYQRIGVADKIHWTQHMTMIEPGGRQSRLGPSKLPLPAPLHGALSFLRADAFTLADKIALGRAFSAMMRPDAQHEDNESLADWLRRHKQTAGAINRFWRLVIASALNAELEHIAVKYAAKVIRELFMNSAWAGAMGMGSVPLSELYAGAERYLTERGSQIIYNTNVESLAWNESTHKWTVLTRTGDILADYVVVALPFEAFGKLLPNMPAAPEATALQQQITQHEHWPICSVHLWFDRQITDLDHAVMLDREIHWMYNKGKMQPWRNVKGSYVELVQSASRAFAALPREQAIQQALQELKEFFPAVRNAKVEKVALIKEVRATFGVPPGIDTARPGAQSPWPNLFLAGDWIQTGWPSTMESAARSGHIAAEALTTTAGNAQSFLIPDLQPRGLMRFI from the coding sequence TTGCTCGATGCGGATCAAAAGGGAAGTGTAGCGGTCATCGGCGCAGGCGTCGCCGGAATGGCCGCTGCCTGCTCGCTTGCCGAGGCTGGCTATCGCGTCACACTGATCGAACGCCGCGGCTATCTCGGCGGCCGCGCTTCCTCATATCTCCACCCCGGCGTTAACGAGGTCATCGACAACTGCCAGCACGTGCTCTTCGGCTGCTGCACAAATCTCATCGGCTTCTATCAGCGCATCGGCGTTGCCGACAAGATTCACTGGACGCAGCACATGACCATGATCGAGCCAGGCGGACGGCAGTCGCGTCTTGGTCCGTCGAAGCTGCCGTTGCCCGCGCCGCTGCATGGCGCCCTAAGCTTCCTGCGCGCAGATGCCTTCACGCTCGCCGACAAGATCGCCCTGGGCCGCGCCTTCTCAGCCATGATGCGTCCCGACGCCCAGCATGAAGATAACGAATCGCTGGCCGATTGGCTCCGTCGTCACAAGCAGACCGCCGGCGCAATCAATCGCTTCTGGCGCCTCGTGATCGCCAGCGCGCTCAATGCCGAGCTCGAACACATTGCCGTGAAATATGCGGCGAAGGTCATCCGCGAGCTCTTCATGAACTCCGCATGGGCCGGCGCGATGGGCATGGGCAGCGTGCCGCTGAGCGAACTGTATGCAGGTGCGGAGCGCTACCTTACCGAGCGTGGCTCACAAATCATCTACAACACCAACGTCGAATCGCTCGCCTGGAATGAATCGACACACAAGTGGACGGTCCTCACGCGAACCGGCGACATACTCGCGGACTATGTCGTCGTGGCCCTGCCGTTCGAGGCCTTCGGCAAGCTGCTGCCCAACATGCCCGCCGCACCGGAAGCAACAGCCCTGCAACAGCAAATCACGCAGCACGAGCACTGGCCCATCTGCAGCGTGCACCTATGGTTCGATCGCCAGATCACTGATCTCGATCACGCCGTGATGCTCGACCGCGAGATTCACTGGATGTACAACAAGGGAAAGATGCAGCCCTGGCGCAACGTCAAAGGCAGCTACGTTGAACTGGTGCAGAGCGCATCACGCGCATTTGCCGCGCTCCCTCGCGAGCAGGCCATCCAGCAGGCCCTCCAAGAACTGAAGGAGTTCTTCCCCGCAGTACGCAACGCCAAGGTGGAGAAGGTTGCCCTGATCAAGGAAGTGCGAGCCACATTCGGCGTTCCGCCCGGCATCGATACGGCGCGGCCGGGCGCGCAGTCTCCCTGGCCAAATCTATTTCTGGCTGGCGACTGGATCCAGACCGGCTGGCCGTCCACGATGGAGAGCGCCGCCCGCTCCGGCCACATCGCCGCCGAAGCCCTCACCACGACCGCAGGTAACGCGCAGAGCTTCCTTATTCCCGACCTGCAACCCCGCGGCCTGATGCGTTTTATCTAG
- a CDS encoding EamA family transporter gives MMLASPTGTGPWAAAGMIAAVVLLSTTGEVLTAAAMKSIGDLDDIRAHSGMKGAIKAVVTCPLFFAGVTFLALAFFSLLLALNHLNLSLVAPASASLTLVTNAVAGKIFLKENVDKRRWASAVFVCIGVYLLAH, from the coding sequence ATGATGCTTGCGTCTCCAACTGGGACAGGGCCGTGGGCCGCTGCCGGCATGATCGCTGCGGTGGTGCTGCTGTCCACCACGGGCGAAGTGCTGACGGCTGCGGCGATGAAGTCGATCGGCGATCTCGATGATATTCGCGCGCATTCAGGGATGAAGGGTGCGATCAAGGCTGTGGTCACCTGCCCGCTGTTCTTCGCCGGCGTAACGTTCCTGGCGCTGGCGTTTTTCTCGCTTCTGTTGGCGCTGAATCATCTGAACCTGAGCCTGGTGGCGCCCGCTTCGGCGTCGCTCACACTGGTGACGAACGCGGTGGCGGGGAAGATCTTCCTGAAGGAAAATGTCGACAAGCGGCGGTGGGCATCGGCGGTTTTTGTGTGTATTGGGGTGTATCTGCTGGCGCATTGA
- a CDS encoding DMT family transporter, whose amino-acid sequence MAQHRLTPNQWMILGLVALSAPLGDTCLSRGMTHLAPITLAHPGTLIAAVFTPWIAIGIVLLIGFFASYLTALSWADLTFVLPATAFGNVIVALFAKFWLHESVSWQRWAGVILITVGVGFVAQGPAVTERPAAQPAAAVEEEATR is encoded by the coding sequence ATGGCGCAACATCGCCTTACTCCGAATCAATGGATGATCCTGGGCCTCGTCGCGCTGAGCGCGCCGCTGGGCGACACCTGCCTGTCGCGCGGCATGACACATCTGGCGCCGATCACACTGGCGCATCCCGGGACGCTGATCGCGGCGGTGTTCACACCGTGGATCGCCATCGGCATTGTGTTGCTGATCGGATTCTTCGCGAGCTATCTCACGGCTCTTTCATGGGCCGATCTAACATTCGTACTCCCGGCGACGGCGTTCGGAAACGTGATCGTCGCGCTGTTCGCGAAGTTCTGGCTGCATGAGTCGGTGTCGTGGCAGCGGTGGGCAGGCGTCATTCTCATCACGGTCGGTGTCGGGTTCGTCGCGCAGGGGCCGGCGGTGACGGAGCGCCCGGCGGCGCAGCCCGCCGCAGCAGTGGAAGAGGAGGCTACCCGATGA
- the hpnJ gene encoding hopanoid biosynthesis associated radical SAM protein HpnJ, with product MPLKTLFLNPPSFENFDGGASSRWPATREIESYWYPVWLAYPAGMLEGSRLLDAPPHHVSAEETIRIAKDYEFLVLFTSTVGWEGDQRLAEAIKAANPSIRVAFVGPPVTTDPERALNECSALDFICRREFDYSVVEFAQGKPLSEILGISYKKDGKIIHNPDRPQVENLDAMPWATKIYKRDMDVTKYNVPFLLHPYIALYSTRGCPAQCTFCLWPQTLSGHAWRKRSTDDVAAELKWAKENFPEVKEFFFDDDTFNIQKQRTIELCEKLKPLNLTWSCTSRVTTDRETLKAMKDAGCRLLIVGFESGDPQILKNIKKGATVERARAFAKDCNDLGLVIHGDFILGLPGETKESIRNTINFAKTLDCETIQVSIAHAYPGTEFYEFAKAGGFITNEKMEDGGGHQMAHIEYPGLPVDYVMEMVHRFYDEYYFRPKAAFRVVWKAIVNRDVPRLYVEAKAFLKLRSQRNKQVKEARRSKADAQAVSAGA from the coding sequence ATGCCTTTGAAAACCCTCTTCCTCAACCCGCCCTCGTTTGAGAATTTCGACGGTGGCGCCAGCTCGCGCTGGCCGGCGACGCGCGAGATTGAGTCGTATTGGTACCCGGTTTGGCTCGCTTACCCGGCGGGCATGCTGGAGGGCTCGCGTCTGCTGGACGCGCCGCCGCATCACGTGTCGGCGGAAGAGACGATCAGGATCGCGAAGGACTACGAGTTCCTTGTGCTCTTCACCTCGACGGTGGGCTGGGAGGGCGATCAGCGCCTGGCCGAAGCGATCAAGGCTGCGAATCCGTCGATTCGGGTTGCGTTTGTGGGACCGCCGGTGACCACCGACCCCGAGCGCGCGCTGAACGAGTGCTCAGCGCTGGATTTCATCTGCCGACGAGAGTTCGACTACTCCGTTGTGGAGTTTGCGCAGGGCAAGCCACTGAGCGAGATTCTGGGCATCAGCTACAAGAAGGACGGCAAGATCATCCACAACCCCGATCGCCCGCAGGTGGAGAACCTGGACGCGATGCCGTGGGCGACGAAGATCTACAAGCGCGACATGGACGTGACGAAGTACAACGTCCCGTTCCTGCTGCATCCGTATATCGCGCTCTACTCCACGCGCGGCTGCCCGGCGCAGTGCACGTTCTGCCTGTGGCCGCAGACGCTCTCAGGCCACGCGTGGCGCAAGCGCTCGACTGACGACGTTGCCGCCGAGCTCAAGTGGGCCAAGGAGAACTTCCCCGAGGTGAAGGAGTTCTTCTTCGACGACGACACGTTCAACATTCAGAAGCAGCGGACGATTGAGCTTTGCGAGAAGCTGAAGCCGCTCAATCTTACGTGGAGCTGCACTTCGCGTGTGACGACGGACCGCGAAACGCTGAAGGCCATGAAGGACGCGGGCTGCCGCCTGCTCATCGTCGGCTTTGAGTCGGGCGATCCGCAGATTCTGAAGAACATCAAAAAGGGCGCCACCGTTGAGCGCGCGCGCGCGTTTGCGAAGGACTGCAACGACCTGGGCCTGGTGATCCACGGCGACTTTATTCTCGGCTTGCCCGGCGAAACGAAAGAGTCGATCCGCAACACGATCAACTTCGCCAAGACGCTGGACTGCGAAACGATCCAGGTGTCGATTGCGCACGCGTATCCCGGCACCGAGTTTTACGAGTTCGCGAAGGCGGGCGGCTTTATCACGAACGAGAAGATGGAAGACGGCGGCGGGCACCAGATGGCGCACATTGAATACCCAGGCCTGCCTGTCGACTACGTGATGGAGATGGTGCACCGCTTTTACGACGAGTACTACTTCAGGCCGAAGGCGGCGTTCCGCGTGGTGTGGAAGGCGATTGTGAACCGCGATGTACCGCGCCTCTACGTTGAAGCCAAGGCGTTCCTCAAGCTCCGGTCGCAGCGCAACAAGCAGGTGAAGGAAGCGCGGAGAAGCAAGGCCGACGCACAGGCCGTCAGCGCCGGCGCATAG
- a CDS encoding TolC family protein, protein MARLSRLVTVAGALGCAAMSHAQVSLKTVVDLAQRDSTAVKMAEADVAKAKAAYEQTRDAYIPSVNFGTGIPAFPSVGFTGQPPSIYSMTVESLVFSIPQKHYMDAARSGWRAAESRLKDAREQVALDASNAYIELDTVNSEIVSAQQQEEFANKLVEIEQQRTEAGVDPLRSLLVAKLAAANLKLALLHLQTRAATLSKQLAALTGLPDGAIRADHASIPEIPKISPGDGHNVLNAMDAARFSARARQQQAAGDKETNYIPQLSFFAQYNRNTTILNNVNDYFKQDLPANNFTSGFNVQVPLFDMVHRAKGRESTADALRATAEAEQAARQNEVAIAELTGTLRELQAQAEVSSLRQEIAADDLKTVQTQMQSGNGAGAGPGAQAQMSPTQEQLALIDERQKYLDVQESDLNLAKARLNLIRALGHMQDWLNEVNTK, encoded by the coding sequence TTGGCTCGACTCAGCCGACTGGTCACAGTTGCCGGCGCTCTCGGTTGCGCCGCCATGTCTCATGCGCAGGTGTCGCTGAAGACGGTTGTTGACCTGGCGCAGCGCGACAGCACGGCCGTGAAGATGGCGGAAGCTGATGTTGCCAAAGCGAAGGCTGCGTACGAGCAGACCAGGGACGCCTACATCCCATCAGTCAACTTCGGCACGGGGATTCCGGCGTTCCCGTCGGTGGGTTTCACGGGGCAGCCGCCTTCGATTTATTCGATGACGGTGGAATCACTGGTGTTCAGCATTCCGCAGAAGCACTATATGGACGCAGCCCGTAGTGGTTGGCGCGCGGCGGAATCGAGGCTAAAGGACGCGCGCGAACAGGTTGCGCTTGACGCGAGCAACGCATACATCGAACTGGATACTGTGAACTCGGAGATCGTCTCGGCCCAACAGCAGGAGGAGTTCGCCAACAAGCTGGTGGAGATCGAGCAGCAGCGTACCGAGGCCGGGGTCGATCCACTCCGTTCTCTGCTTGTAGCAAAACTTGCCGCTGCGAATTTGAAGCTGGCGTTGCTGCACCTGCAGACACGGGCGGCCACGCTCTCAAAGCAGCTTGCCGCGCTGACGGGTTTGCCCGACGGCGCCATTCGAGCGGACCATGCGAGCATTCCGGAGATACCGAAGATCAGTCCAGGAGACGGGCACAACGTGTTGAATGCGATGGATGCGGCCCGGTTCTCGGCGCGGGCGCGGCAGCAACAGGCAGCCGGCGACAAGGAAACGAACTATATTCCCCAACTGAGCTTCTTCGCGCAGTACAACCGCAATACAACGATTCTCAACAACGTCAACGACTACTTCAAACAAGACCTGCCCGCCAACAACTTCACCTCGGGGTTCAACGTGCAGGTGCCGCTGTTCGATATGGTGCATCGTGCCAAGGGGCGTGAGTCCACTGCCGATGCGCTGCGCGCCACGGCAGAGGCGGAGCAGGCTGCGCGCCAGAACGAGGTGGCAATCGCGGAGCTCACCGGCACGCTGCGTGAATTGCAGGCCCAGGCTGAAGTCTCAAGCCTGAGGCAAGAGATCGCCGCTGACGATCTGAAGACAGTGCAGACGCAGATGCAGAGCGGAAACGGGGCTGGTGCGGGGCCGGGCGCTCAAGCACAGATGTCTCCCACGCAGGAGCAGCTTGCATTGATCGACGAGCGCCAGAAATACCTGGATGTGCAGGAATCAGATCTGAATCTGGCGAAGGCGCGGCTGAACCTTATCAGGGCCCTGGGCCACATGCAGGACTGGCTGAACGAAGTCAACACAAAATAG